CGTCGGGCGTGGGCACTGCGGCGGGGCTACTGGAAATCGACGGTCAGCCCGGGCTGCAGCCGCGGCGTGAGCCAGTGCGCGTCCCAGTTGGCCATGCGCACGCAGCCGTGCGACATCGTGTAGCCGACGTCCTCCGGGGTCGGCGTGCCGTGCAGGCCGACGTGCGGCCGGGACAGCTGCGCCCAGAGCACGCCGACCGGCGAGTTGGGCCCGGGCGGCAGGAGCGCGTTCGGCCCCACGCTGCGCGACTCGCCGAGGACGACCGGATCGTAGCGGTAGCGCGGGTTGGGCGTCGTGCTGACGACGTGCAGCCGCCCCGTGGGCGACGGGAGCGACGAGGAGCCGACCGTCGCGGGGAGCCAGAAGCGTGTCTGCCCGTGGGCGTCGAGGCCGCGGATCGAGCCCTCGCGCTTGTCGATCACCAGGCGCGCGACGGCCGGCGCCGGGCCGCGCTCGACGTTGGGCACGACGATCCGCGTGCCGGCCGGCGCGCGCGCGACATCGACGTCCGGATTGAGCCGCGTGATGACGTCCGTCGTGGCGTGGAATCGTTCGCCGAGCATGGCGAGCATCGACGAGTAGCAGAGGCAGTCGGCCTTCGCCTTCGCGTACATCGAGCCCGGCACGCGGCGGTACGGCCCGCGGACGTCGGCCGCGGTGACGACGTACTCGGTCAGGGGCGCGCGCGGCCCGACGATCCGCTCGAGGCGCGCGACCACGTCCGCGTCGGCGCTGTCACCGGGCGGCAGGTGGGCCGCGCCGCGGAACGCCCGGATCGCGAAAACGGTGTTCTCGTTCCAGACGCCGCTCACCGCGCCCGGGCTGAACCGCGCCGCATCGAGAAGTACCTGCAGATGCATCACCTCCGCCCCGCTCCCGCCCGAAACCGTCGCGACGAGCGGCGCGACGACGTCCTCGCGGACGAGCGACGCTGAGAGGTGCCCCGCGATGTTCGGCGCGCCCGGAACGTTTGGAGCGGCCGGATTGGCCGGTGCCGCCGGGGCGGTAGTCGGCGTGCCCGGGGCCGCGATGAGCGGCGGCAGCGGGGCGACGTCGCCGGCCGCCGTGTCACCGGCGAGGCGGGTCAGCGAGGTCGGTGCAGTCGCGGCTACAGCCGGGGGCGTGCCGGCCACCATCGTATCCGCAACGGCTGGAGTGACGCGCGCCGGCCGGGCCGCCTTCCGTCCGGGCGCGTGCCGCGTCGTCTGCGCCTCGGCCGCCGCCGATCCGGCGAGCAGCGCGACCGCCACTAGCGCGAGCGCGCCCGGTCGCCAGGCGTCGCGCGCGCGACCTGGTGCGCCCCGCGCCGGGCGGCGCGCGGCGGCAAGGTCGGGCGTGCGGCGGTCGAGCGGCATCCGACAGTTTCTCCTGAAAACGTGCGATGACGGGCGGGCGGACGTGCGAAGCCCGGACACGGCGCGTGTCGCCGGGCCGGGTGCCCGAATGATCGAACCTTAATGATGGCAGCCGCCGTGCCAGCCCGCGAGGGCGTGGCGGGCGTGCATCACGCCGGGACCGCCGTTGCCGGCGGCGTTCCGGGGGCGGACGTCGTGAGCACCACCGTCTCCCGCCCGGAGAACGCGAGCTGTACCCCTGCGCCCCGCAGGCGTTCGAGCAGGGCGAGATTGATACGCTGCTGGATGTCCATGTACAGGTTGTAGTCCGCGCTCTCCACGAAGTAGACCGTCTCGACGACGAGCGCGGCGTCGGTGATCGCCGAGAAGTGCGAGCGGTCGAGCCGGGTCTGCGGGATCGCCGCGACGATCTCGCGCAACAGGGGAGGCACCTTCGCCATCGCTTCGGCCGACGTTCCCGGGTCGAGCGCGACCTGAAACGACACCCGCCGCTCGGTCTGCCGCTGGTAGTTGCGGATCCGTGCCTTGAGCAGTTCCGCGTTCGCGATGACGATCTGCTCGCCGGACAACGAGCGGATGCGCGTCGTCTTGAGGCCGACGTTTTCGACCGTGCCCTGGTACTGGTCGACGACGATGTAATCACCGACGACGAACGGCTTGTCGAGCGCGATCGACAGCGAGGCGAGCAGATCGCCGAGCGTGCTCTGGACCGCGAGGGCGACCGCGACGCCGGCCACGCCGAGTCCGGTGACGAGCGCCGTCACGTTGACGCCGAAGGCGTCGAGCGCGAGGAGGATCAGCAGCACCCAGAGTGTCGCGCGGGCGACGATGCCGAGCAGGTTGAGCGAGGTCAGCGCGGCCTTGTCGTGCGCCGCGCGGTCCGCCCGCGCGCCGGCGAGCCAGAAGGCGACCGCGCCGTTCCCCCAGCTCACCATCTGCAGGTAGAGCGCGAGCCGGGCGACGAGTTCGACGTCGCGAGCGATCGTCGGCGGCAGGTCGGGGAGTCCGCCGCGGGCGGCGCCGAGCGCGACGATGCCGAGGAAGAGCGTGCGCGTGCGGCGGAGCGCGCCGAGCGCGAGGTCGTCGACGCGCGTCGTCGTGCGCGGCGCGATCACCTCGAGGCGGCGGATGAGCAGCCGCCGCACGACGACGAGCGCCGCGAGTACGACGACGAAGATCACGCCGGCCACGAGCCACGCCCGCAGCGTGCTCCCCAGGTAGAGCGCGTCGAGCACGTCGTCGACGCGCGCGACCGCCGTCGCCCTCATGCCGCGCCTGCTACGCGGCGTTCTTGCGCCGCGTCCACGCGTCCATCGCGTCGCACGCGTCGCAGTTGCCGCAGCGCCAGTCGGCGTCGACCTCCTCGCCGAAGTACTCGAGGATGTAGCGCGTGCGGCAGCGCGCGGTCTGCGCGTAGTCGACCACCGCCTGCAGCTTCTGCTGGTCGCGGGCGCGCCGCTCCTCGTAGTCGAGCAGGTCGAGGCTCAGGTCCACCTGCGTGAGGCGGACGTTGCTCGGGAGGCGCTCCCACTCGCCGCCGCGGTGCTCGCGCACGAGCCCGTGCCGCTTGAGCAGCATCAGCGTGATCCGCGCCTTCCGCCGCGGCACCCCACTCCGCTCGGCCAATTCGTCGAGCGGGACGGGCGTGCGCACGTCGTAGCCCTGCAGGACGATCGCGACCTTCGCCGCTTCCTCGACTTCGGGGTACTTGCCGCCGAGGAAGTAGCTCTGGATGCGCCGGTCCTCGACGCGGTATAGCAGCGTGCAGGTCGACGCGTCGCCGTCGCGGCCGGCGCGCCCCGCCTCCTGGTAGTACGCCTCGACCGAGCCCGGGAAGTGATAGTGCACGACGAAGCGCAGGTCGGGCTTGTCGATCCCGAGCCCGAAGGCGTTCGTCGCGATGATCGCCTTCAGGTCGTCGGCCATGAAGCGCTCCTGCGCCAGCTTGCGCTCCGCGGGGGCGAGCTTGCCGTGGTAGAGGCCGAACTCGTGCTTGCGGTGGAACTTGTCGGTGAGGTGGGCGTGGAGCCGCTCCGCCTCCTTGATCGTCGCGACGTAGACGACGCCGACGCCCGGGGTCGTGTCGAGCAGGTTGCGGAGCGCCTCGTCCTTGGCTGTGTCGTTCACCGTCCGCCGCACCTCGAAGCGCAGGTTGGGGCGGGCGAAGCCGGTGATCGTCACGTGCGGGTCGCGCATGCCGAGCTGCCGGACGATGTCGGCGCGCACCTCCGCGGTCGCCGTCGCGGTGAGCGCGAGCACCGTCGGGCGGCCGAGCCGCTTGACGACCGAGCCGAGCGTGAGGTAGTCGGGGCGGAAGTCGTGCCCCCACTGGGAGACGCAGTGCGCCTCGTCGACGACGAAGAGGCTCACCTTGCGCTGCAGGAGCATCTCGAAGAACTCGCGGTCCTTGAAGCGCTCCGGCGTGACGTAGAGAATCTCGCCCTCGCCTTCGGTGATCGCGCGCTCGGTCTCGCGCGTCTGCGCGGTGGTCTGGTGCGAGTGCACGGCGAGCGCGTCGACGCCCTGCGCCTGCAGCTTGTCCTGCTGGTCCTTCATGAGCGCGATGAGCGGGCTCACGACGAGCGTGAGTCCCGGCAGCACGAGCGCGGGAAACTGGTAGATCAGGGATTTGCCGCTGCCAGTCGGCATCACCACCAGCGTGTCCTCGCCGCGGAGGACGTGCTGGATCGGCTCGAACTGGCGGTACTGGAAATCGTCGAAGCCGAAGCGCTCGGCCAAAATGGCCCGCGCCCGCGCGCGAGTGAGCGACGCGGGGACGTCGGAAGTCTGCATACGAAGTAAAAAGGCAGGAATCGGACCCGACAGTCCGGGCGCGCCCTGGCCTTCGCATTGCACCGCGGGGCGCCCCGAACCCGTGCTGCCGTCCCTTTCGCCGCCCCCGACCCGTGGCCGAAATCCGCGTCCGCCCGAAGCCCCGTAGCCGCGCGTGGCTGTGGCTTCTGCTCGTCGTCGTGATCGCCGCGCTCGTCGCGTGGTATCTCTACGCGAACGGCATTACGGTCCTGCGTGTCCGCACCGGCGCGCTGCCCGCGCCGCGTTCCCGACCCTTCCTCTGGAGTTGAGATGGCCAAGGATTCCACCGTGCGCGGCCTTCGTGACGAGGCGACCGTCGGCCCGGACCCGAGCCGCGCCCGCGAGCTGCGGCGGCTCAGCGAATTGCGCTACGAGGTCGCCGACGGCGAGCCCGACGTCCGCGGGTGGACGGTGTACGCGTCGACCGGGCGCGAGGTGGGCACTGTCGCCGACCTGCTCGTCGACACGGAGGCGGGCGAGGTCGTCATGCTCGATGTCGACCTGCGCCGGGGCGACCAGCACACGTTCGCGCCGATCCGCGCCGCGTGGATCGACCACGTGACGCGCCGGGTCGTCCTCGACGCGCGCGCGTTCGTCGAGGCCGCCGGAACCGTCGGCACGCCGCCGGCGGCGCCCGCGGCCGCGCCGAGCGCGCCAATCGACGGGATGCCGTCACGCGACGACGGGTCTGCGTTCCCGACGCTGCCGCGCAGCGGCCCGCTGAGCGACGCCGACATCCAGCGCTTCAACGATGAGTACGTGCGCGCGTACGGCGACCGCGCGGCCGACCGCGACGCGACCTGGCGCGTCGCGCGCGGCGCCGACGAGGCGCTGCGCTTCGCGCCGCGGCGCCTGCTCGGGCCGCCGACTGCCGCGCGCCCGGCGACGTCGAGCGGCCTCGCGGGGCGCGACCTCTCCGCGCCCGAGTTCTCGGCCGCGGACCCAGGCGCGGGCGAGGACCGTCGGACGAGCCGCATCGACGACGCGAGCGCGCTCGACGATGCGGCCGGCATCGACCCGCGCGAACTCGACGCGCGCGTGCGGATCGACGAGGGCGCGACGGTCGACGACGAGGCGCCCGTGGCCGGCGTGCGGTACGAGGGCGACGAGCACACGCCGCACGATTACGGCACTCCGGAGGAGGCGTACGGCGTGGGATACGGCAGCGGGCGGATCGGCTTCAACAAGGTCGTCAGCCGAGAGCCGTACGCCTCGAGCGACCGCACCGCGGACCCGGAGAACGCCCGTCCGGTGCGCTACCGGCAGTATGACGACCGGTACGCCGGCCCGGGTGCGGACCGGTAGCGCGATGCCGGGGCCGGCACGGACCCGCGCGGGCTGGCCCGCGTACTACTCGCGATGCTGATTCGCCGCCCGCTCGACATCCCCGCCGCCGAGGTCACTCCCGAACCCGTCTACGTGGACCGGCGCCGCTTCCTACGCGACGCCGGTCTGTTCGCGCTCGGCGCTTCGAGCGTCGTCGGCACGCTCGCGGCGTGCGCCGGCCGCGAGGCGGGGTCCGCCGGGCCGGTGCCGCCCGATCGGATCACGGCGTACGACGACGCGACGGGCTACAACAACTTCTACGAGTTCGGCACCGACAAGGACGACCCGAAAGCGAACGCGGGCTCGCTCCGTCCGCGACCGTGGAGCGTCGCCGTCGAAGGGCTGGTGCAGCGTCCCGCGGTCTACGCGCTCGACGACCTGTTCAAGGGGATGACGCCGGCGGAACACGTCTACCGCCACCGCTGCGTCGAGGCGTGGTCGATGGTCATCCCGTGGCTCGGCTATCCGCTCGGCGACGTGCTCCGCCGGTTGCAGCCGCAGTCGTCGGCGCGGTGGGTCGAGTTCACGACGCTGTTCGACCCGAACCAGATGCCGGGCCAGCGGACGAACGTGCTGCCGTGGCCGTACGTCGAGGCGTTACGGCTGGACGAGGCGATGCACCCGCTGACGTTGCTCGCCACGGGAATGTACGGCAAGGTGCTGCCTAACCAGAACGGCGCGCCGCTGCGACTGGTCGTCCCCTGGAAATACGGCTTCAAGGGATCAAAATCGATCGTGAAGATCCGCGTGACGGACCGGCAGCCGCAGACGACGTGGAACGCCGCCGCGCCCGACGAGTACGGTGTCTACGCCAACGTCAACCCGGCCGTGGACCACCCGCGCTGGTCGCAGGCCAAGGAGCGCCGCGTGGGCGAGTTCCGCCGCCGCGCGACGCTGCCGTTCAACGGGTACGCCGACCAGGTCGCGTCGCTGTACGCCGGGATGGACCTCGTCCGGAATTTCTAACCCGTGGGCACCCTGGCGTCGCCGCGCCCCGGTCCGCCGCTGCCGCAACTCCGCCCGTGGTTCGACCGGGTCGGACGCCCGCTCGGCCGGATCTTCGGCCGCGACTGGGGGCGCGCCCTGGTCTGGGCCGGATCGTTCGTTCCCGCCGTGTACCTCGCGTGGCAACTCTGGCTCGCGTTCCAGGGCCAGCCGCACGACCTCGGCCGCGAGCCCGTCAAAGGGCTCGAGCACGCGACCGGCGAGCAGTCGATTCGGTTTCTCCTGATCACGCTCGCGGTGACGCCGGTCCGGCAGCTGACGGGATGGAACTGGCTCGCGAAGTACCGCCGCGTGTTCGGCCTCGTGATGTTCGCGTACGCGACGGCGCACCTCGCGACGTACGCCGTCCTCGACCTCGAACTCAACCTCGGCGACGTCGCGCGCGAGGTCGTCAAACGCCCGTACCTGGTCGTCGGCTTCGCCGCGTGGCTCGTGCTCGTGCCGCTCGCGATTACGAGTACGACGGGGTGGATCCGGCGGCTCGGCGGCCGTCGCTGGAACGCGCTGCACCGGCTGACGTACCTCGTCGTCGCGCTCGGGATGGTGCACTACTGGATGAGCCAGAAAAAGGATCACACCGAGCCGATCTTGTGGGCGCTCGCCTTCATCGCGCTGTTTGCGTGGCGGTGGTGGCGGCGGCCGCCGGCCACCGCTGCCGTTGCAGCACACGCGTGACGGGCAATTGCGATTGTGATCTACGTCACACGAAGCGACGAATGCGTAGGGAAATGTTGCGTCTCCATCATGAAGTGTGGGGTATGCGGCAATCGTGGAACGCAATCCGCATAGCCGTTCCGCACGCCCGGCCGACAGACGACGGGCGCGTCACCCATCCAGGAGACCCTATGCGCAAATACATCGCGACCCTCGCTTCGATCGCCCTCGTCCCGCTGGCCGCCTCAGCGCAGACGACGCCGTCGCAGCCGCCCGCTGGCAGCTCGACCACGTCGACGACGACGATGAGCTCGACGACGAGCCCCACCGGGCGCGACAGCACGACGATGACGAAGCGCAGCCACACGCGCCGGCGGACGCCTCGTCATCACACGACCATCGACCGGAGCAGCTCGACGACGATGACGAACTCGGGTACGGGCTCGGCGTCGGGTAGCATGAGCGGCGGCACGAGCGGCAGCAGCATGTCGGGGAGCAGCTCTTCGGGGAGCATGTCTGGCGGGAGTATGTCCGGTGGGAGCATGTCGGGCAGCGGGATGTCAGGGATGTCGGACAGCACCCGCCCGCGTCGCAACCGCACGCGGGCGCCGCGCGCCGGTGCGGGCGCCGATTCGATGCGCTCGCCGAGCAGCGGCATGAGCGGTGGGACGACCGGCACGACGCCGCCCGCGGGTTCGACGCCGAGCACCGGGTCGTCGATGCCCTCGGGCTCGACGCCGTCTGGCTCGACGACGCCGTCTGGCTCGACGCCCCCGTCCGGTTCGACGCCGCCGTCCGGTTCGACGCCCCCTGCAGGGTCGACGACGCCGACGACGACCCCGCCTTCGGGCACGTCGCCGCGGTAATTCGGGACGCTGGTAACGGAACGCACGACGCCCCGGCGCGCTTCGGCCCGCCGGGGCGTCGTGCGTTCGCCCGGTGTCGTGTCGGGTTACGTTTGCCCGATGCCGAAGCTTGCCGCGAGTCGCATCGCCTGCTACGCCGTGGCCGCGCCCGGCCTCGAGGCGATCGTCGCCGCCGAATTCGCGCCGCTCGTCGCGTCACCCGTGTCGGCGGAGGTCGGAGGCGTGGCGTTCACGGCGACGCGAGCCGAGCTCTACCGCGTAAACCTGTGGTCGCGCACGGCAAGTCGGGTGCTGGTACGCCTCGCCGAGTTCGACGCGGCGCACTTCTCCGAGTTGCAGCGCGGGTGCGAGCAGATCCGGTGGGAACAGTTCGTCGGGCCACGTGATGGCGTGCGCATCCGGGTCACGTGCCGGAAGTCGCGGCTCTACCACTCCGACGCGGTCGCCGAGCGCGTCGGTGAGGCGATCCGTCGCCGCACCGGCGCGGTCGTCGTGGACGGCGGGGCCGAGGACGAAGAGGATGCGGGTGGCGCGCAGCTCGTCGTCGTGCGGCTCCTGCACGACCACTGCACCATCTCCGCCGACAGCTCGGGCGAGTTGCTGCACCGGCGCGGGTACCGGCAGGCGGTCGCGAAGGCGCCGCTCCGCGAGACGCTCGCCGCCGCGATGCTCCTGGCCGCCGGCTACGACGGTTCGGGGCCGCTGCTCGATCCGCTGTGCGGCTCGGGGACGATCCCGATCGAGGCCGCGCTCATCGCGCGCGCCGTCGCACCGGGTCGGCACCGTGCGTTCGCGTTCGAGCGATGGCTCGATTTCGACGCGGACGTGTGGCACGCGCTCCGGGCGCGCGCGGACGAGGGCGTACACTCGTTCGCGCCGCACCCGATTGCCGGGAGCGACCGCGACGCGGGCGCGGTCCGGGCGGCGCTCGCGAACGCCGAACGCGCGGGGGTGGCCGACGACGTCGTCTTTGAGCCGCGCGCCCTCTCGGCGGCCGTGCCACCTGCGGCGTCAGCCGCGGCAGCCGTCCCGGGTTGGCTCGTCACCAACCCGCCATATGGCAAGCGACTGGGCGAGGCCGACGCGTTGCGCGACTTGTGGGCGCGGCTCGGGCAGTTTGCGCACGTGCGCTGCCCGGGCTGGCGCATGGGCGTACTCGCCCCGGGCGGGCTGGTCGGTGCTCGGCTTGACGTGCCGCTCGCGACGGTCGCGGCGACGCGGAACGGCGGCCTGGCGGTCGACATCGCGGTCGGCGCCATTCCGGACGCGCGCGACCCGTAGGCGACGCGTCACGGCGGCACTGGGCGTGCGCCGCCGGACGCGCGCGACGCCCGCCCCTGACGACAGCGGGCGCTGCAGTAGCGGACCTCGTCCCAGTCGCGCGCCCACTTCTTTCGCCACGTGAAGGGCAGCCCGCAGCGGGCGCACGTCTTGGTCGGGCGCTCGGACGGCGGGCGCGCGCGCCCGGGGTGGGGATCGGGCGAACGGCCTACGCGTCGCGACATGCCAAGGCCAACCCCGCGGCCCTGCTCGGCGTTCCGGGGCAGGCGTCGGTCGATGTAGGTTGCGGTGTGACCACCAACGGTCCCACGGGTAGCCTGTTCGATCCGTCCGACGTCCTCGCCGGGCTCGAGATCGGCGTCGCGCACGTCGCGCGCGACTGGCGGATCACGTACGCCAACGCCGCGTGGGCGGAACTCGCCGGCGGCGACGGAGCGGGCGCGTACGTTCGGCGCGACCTGTGGGACGCGTTGCCTGCGCTCGCCGCCGCGCCGGAAGCGGCGGTCGTCCGGAACACGCACCGCGACGGCGTCCCGCGCAGCTTCCGCGTGCGACACCCGGCCGCGGCCGACGCCGGGGCGACGCTCGAAGTGCACGTCCGGGCGGCGCCCGGCGTCGGCGGGCTCCTCTGCACCCTGCGCGACGTCACGGCGGAGGACCGGCTCGAGCAGGTGCAGGACCGGGTGCTCGAGAGCATCGGCGAGGGGCTGTTAGTCGCCGGTCGCGACTGGCGGCTCACCTACGTCAACGCGGCCGCGGAGCGAATCACGGGCGTGCCGCGCGCGCGCGCACTGGGCCGCCCGGTGTGGGAGGCGTACCCGACGCTGTTAGGCACGCCCGTCGAGGCGGTGTGCCGGGCGGCGATGGCCGAGCGCGTTCCGCACGCGGCGCGCACGACGCCCGTCCCGCGCCGGCTCGGCGGCGAGCCGGCGGTGTTCGACGCCCAGTGCTACCCGGTCGTGGGCGACGGCGTCGTGCTGGTCTTCAACGAGGTCGCCGGGCGCGAGCGGCAGACGCGCGCCCTCGCCGCGCGGAGCGCGGAGAACGAGCGCCTGCGCGAACTCGCGCGCGCGATGGCGGCCGAGCGCGACGCGCCGGCGCTGCTCGACACGCTGTGCGCGGCGGGAATGGAGCTCTGCGGCGGGGCGGGCGCCGCC
The Gemmatimonadetes bacterium T265 genome window above contains:
- a CDS encoding RNA methyltransferase, whose protein sequence is MPKLAASRIACYAVAAPGLEAIVAAEFAPLVASPVSAEVGGVAFTATRAELYRVNLWSRTASRVLVRLAEFDAAHFSELQRGCEQIRWEQFVGPRDGVRIRVTCRKSRLYHSDAVAERVGEAIRRRTGAVVVDGGAEDEEDAGGAQLVVVRLLHDHCTISADSSGELLHRRGYRQAVAKAPLRETLAAAMLLAAGYDGSGPLLDPLCGSGTIPIEAALIARAVAPGRHRAFAFERWLDFDADVWHALRARADEGVHSFAPHPIAGSDRDAGAVRAALANAERAGVADDVVFEPRALSAAVPPAASAAAAVPGWLVTNPPYGKRLGEADALRDLWARLGQFAHVRCPGWRMGVLAPGGLVGARLDVPLATVAATRNGGLAVDIAVGAIPDARDP
- the msrP gene encoding protein-methionine-sulfoxide reductase catalytic subunit MsrP, translating into MLIRRPLDIPAAEVTPEPVYVDRRRFLRDAGLFALGASSVVGTLAACAGREAGSAGPVPPDRITAYDDATGYNNFYEFGTDKDDPKANAGSLRPRPWSVAVEGLVQRPAVYALDDLFKGMTPAEHVYRHRCVEAWSMVIPWLGYPLGDVLRRLQPQSSARWVEFTTLFDPNQMPGQRTNVLPWPYVEALRLDEAMHPLTLLATGMYGKVLPNQNGAPLRLVVPWKYGFKGSKSIVKIRVTDRQPQTTWNAAAPDEYGVYANVNPAVDHPRWSQAKERRVGEFRRRATLPFNGYADQVASLYAGMDLVRNF